A window of the Microthrixaceae bacterium genome harbors these coding sequences:
- a CDS encoding DUF983 domain-containing protein yields the protein MGELSVDEVVQGAPSWSTLLSRGLRKKCPRCGAGHLYHGWFRMKERCPACGMRFEREPGFFVGAYLINFAITEGLLFVLVMGFVFWKDQHPDAGVVVPIAVGVFLGVFAPILFYPFSRTIWSAFDVGMTPLELKEIVEAADASEPVARGGTGTVSSSDS from the coding sequence GTGGGTGAACTGTCGGTAGACGAGGTGGTCCAGGGCGCCCCGTCGTGGAGCACGCTGCTGAGCCGAGGCCTGCGCAAGAAGTGCCCGCGCTGTGGAGCCGGACACCTGTACCACGGCTGGTTCAGGATGAAGGAGCGGTGCCCGGCTTGCGGAATGCGCTTCGAGCGCGAGCCCGGGTTCTTCGTGGGTGCCTACCTCATCAACTTCGCCATCACCGAAGGACTCCTGTTCGTGTTGGTGATGGGCTTCGTGTTCTGGAAGGACCAACACCCCGACGCGGGCGTGGTCGTGCCCATCGCGGTGGGCGTATTCCTCGGCGTCTTCGCCCCGATTCTCTTCTATCCGTTCTCCCGAACCATCTGGTCGGCATTCGACGTGGGTATGACTCCGCTGGAGTTGAAGGAGATCGTCGAAGCAGCCGACGCCTCCGAACCGGTCGCCCGAGGCGGTACCGGCACAGTCTCGTCGTCAGATAGCTGA
- a CDS encoding cyclic nucleotide-binding domain-containing protein — MSDVYDLRALPLFAECDDPELDLVARLLTPIDASPGRILMVQDGLARQFVIVESGEVEVVHHQPDGTDHVVTLGPDSWVGEVGLINHVPCTATVSTRHGARVHVAGAAEFRQLLDIASVARHLKASADNRMAENDLVDAG; from the coding sequence GTGTCCGACGTCTACGACCTACGAGCACTCCCCCTCTTCGCCGAGTGCGACGACCCAGAGCTGGATCTGGTGGCCCGACTGCTCACCCCGATAGATGCATCCCCAGGGCGGATCCTCATGGTCCAAGACGGTCTGGCCCGCCAGTTCGTGATCGTGGAATCCGGTGAGGTCGAGGTGGTTCACCACCAGCCTGACGGAACCGATCACGTGGTGACCCTGGGCCCCGACAGCTGGGTCGGTGAGGTCGGCCTCATCAACCACGTGCCCTGCACCGCCACTGTCAGCACCCGTCACGGGGCCCGGGTCCACGTGGCCGGGGCAGCCGAGTTCCGTCAACTGCTCGACATCGCATCGGTGGCCCGGCACCTCAAGGCCAGCGCCGACAACCGGATGGCCGAGAACGACCTGGTCGACGCTGGCTGA
- a CDS encoding VWA domain-containing protein has translation MTNTKNTQKTRSTNNITDAEQAPGPVHLYVLLDRSGSMQAIRSEVIGGFNAFVAGQQINGADARLTMVQFDTQDLAETVVDDVPIRKVKPLTRARFQPRGGTPLLDATAHIIARARANVGEASDGANVVVVTITDGLENASREFTRSDIKEMIGEREAAGWTFVYLSAGLDAYDDATSYGYGAGSVQAWAPDAEGAALAFASLDMAVGEMRTKVRHSAPVDRRDLFEGHKPAEVDRRAKRGDRR, from the coding sequence ATGACCAACACAAAGAACACCCAGAAGACCCGTTCCACCAACAACATCACCGACGCCGAGCAAGCGCCCGGCCCCGTTCACCTCTACGTGCTGCTCGACCGCTCCGGTTCCATGCAGGCCATCCGGTCCGAGGTGATCGGCGGGTTCAACGCCTTCGTGGCCGGCCAACAGATCAACGGTGCCGATGCCCGCCTGACGATGGTGCAGTTCGACACCCAGGACCTGGCCGAGACGGTTGTGGACGACGTCCCCATCCGCAAGGTGAAGCCCCTGACCCGGGCCCGGTTCCAGCCCCGGGGCGGAACTCCGCTCCTGGACGCCACCGCCCACATCATCGCCCGGGCTCGGGCCAACGTCGGCGAGGCTTCCGACGGGGCCAACGTGGTGGTGGTGACCATTACCGACGGGCTCGAGAACGCCAGCCGAGAGTTCACCCGATCCGACATCAAGGAGATGATCGGCGAACGCGAGGCCGCGGGATGGACCTTCGTCTACCTGTCGGCCGGGCTCGACGCCTACGACGACGCCACGTCCTACGGCTACGGGGCCGGGTCTGTCCAGGCCTGGGCCCCCGATGCCGAAGGGGCGGCACTGGCCTTCGCCTCGTTGGACATGGCAGTGGGCGAGATGCGGACCAAGGTCCGACACTCCGCCCCCGTCGACCGACGAGACCTCTTCGAAGGGCACAAGCCTGCCGAAGTCGATCGCCGGGCCAAGCGCGGTGACCGTCGGTGA
- a CDS encoding metal ABC transporter permease, protein MEPWIIDTFGSVEALVQVTLAAVVGGVVGVHVVLRRLPFLVMGLTHATFPGLVLAGLAGVNLMAGALVFGLVVVAAIVGLGATDQVESSSAIGVVLAAGFALGVVLVSASDGFTRNVSAYLVGSVATVSPSDVVITAVVAAVILATLALFHKELVLSAFDPGALAALGYRVLLVDLILMASIEIAVVTTLPAMGTVLCVSLLVAPAAAARQWSDDLVTTMALAAGIGVVSGATGLALSVAAHTSAGATVALVAAAIFVASVAARAARVTRLTNRFAG, encoded by the coding sequence GTGGAACCCTGGATCATCGACACGTTCGGCTCGGTCGAGGCCCTGGTTCAGGTCACCCTGGCGGCGGTGGTCGGCGGAGTCGTGGGGGTGCATGTTGTGCTTCGACGTCTGCCCTTCCTGGTCATGGGGCTGACCCACGCCACCTTTCCCGGTCTGGTGCTCGCCGGTCTTGCCGGGGTGAACCTGATGGCCGGAGCCCTGGTGTTCGGACTGGTGGTGGTAGCCGCGATCGTCGGTCTCGGCGCCACCGACCAAGTCGAGTCCTCGTCGGCCATAGGCGTGGTCCTGGCCGCCGGATTTGCCCTGGGCGTGGTGCTGGTCTCGGCCTCTGACGGGTTCACCCGAAACGTGTCGGCCTACCTGGTGGGCTCGGTTGCCACCGTCTCACCGAGTGACGTTGTCATCACCGCGGTGGTGGCGGCGGTGATCCTTGCCACCTTGGCGCTCTTCCACAAGGAGTTGGTGCTCAGCGCGTTCGACCCCGGAGCGCTAGCCGCCCTCGGCTACCGGGTGTTGCTGGTGGACCTGATCCTGATGGCATCCATCGAGATCGCGGTGGTCACAACCCTGCCCGCCATGGGAACGGTGCTGTGCGTCTCGCTCCTCGTGGCTCCGGCGGCGGCGGCACGCCAATGGAGCGACGATCTGGTGACCACGATGGCCCTGGCCGCCGGTATCGGCGTCGTGTCCGGGGCAACGGGCCTGGCGCTGTCGGTGGCCGCCCACACCTCGGCCGGAGCCACCGTAGCCCTGGTGGCCGCCGCGATATTCGTGGCGTCGGTGGCCGCACGAGCGGCTCGGGTTACCAGGCTCACCAATCGGTTCGCGGGCTAA
- a CDS encoding ABC transporter ATP-binding protein, translated as MIPRSGLDAAAPTSSLILDDVTVSYGPRAALDGVTGIVPAGSAVALIGPNGAGKSTLLKAILGLVPLQRGRIEVLDRAPAEARRDVAYVPQSDALDPEFPISALDVVLMGRYREVGWLRRPGRSDRRLAAEALERVGLTERSRDRFGTLSGGQRQRVLLARAIAQQARLILLDEPFNGVDSSTQDLLLGVLADLRADGVAVVMSTHDLAVAHLACGEACVLNRHQIAFGPTEVTLTTTHLRAAYGSNAVALAGDAVIVAEP; from the coding sequence ATGATCCCCCGGTCCGGGCTCGACGCCGCGGCCCCGACGTCATCGCTGATCCTCGACGACGTCACCGTGTCCTACGGGCCCCGCGCCGCGTTGGACGGTGTCACCGGCATCGTGCCCGCCGGTAGCGCGGTGGCGTTGATCGGACCCAACGGTGCTGGCAAGTCGACCCTGCTCAAGGCGATCCTCGGTCTGGTTCCGCTCCAGCGCGGGCGCATCGAGGTCCTCGACCGGGCGCCGGCCGAGGCGCGTCGTGACGTTGCCTACGTCCCCCAGTCCGATGCCCTCGATCCCGAGTTCCCGATCTCGGCGCTCGACGTCGTGCTGATGGGCCGATACCGCGAGGTGGGTTGGCTTCGCCGACCGGGCCGATCCGACCGGAGGCTGGCCGCCGAGGCGCTGGAACGCGTCGGCCTGACCGAGAGGTCCCGGGATCGGTTCGGCACCCTGTCGGGCGGCCAACGTCAGCGGGTCCTGCTGGCCCGGGCCATCGCCCAACAGGCCCGCCTCATCCTGCTCGACGAACCGTTCAACGGTGTCGACTCCAGCACCCAGGACCTGTTGCTCGGCGTGCTGGCCGACCTTCGAGCCGACGGGGTGGCCGTGGTGATGTCGACCCATGACCTGGCCGTGGCCCACCTCGCCTGCGGGGAGGCATGTGTGCTCAACCGCCACCAGATCGCCTTCGGCCCCACCGAGGTCACGCTCACCACCACGCACCTACGGGCCGCGTACGGGAGCAACGCCGTGGCCCTTGCCGGCGACGCCGTCATCGTGGCCGAACCGTGA
- a CDS encoding class II fumarate hydratase, whose protein sequence is MDTSTIPAPEPGTPTRTEHDTMGEVTVPAWARWGAQTQRAVDNFAISGRPVDRRLIRSLALVKAAAATVNGASTLVALDAQQARAIEVAAERVASGEFDAHFPVDVFQTGSGTSSNMNANEVIASLANELLGDVGARVHPNDHVNASQSSNDVFPTAIQVAAVEAVSLDLLPALGVLSATLRAKASDLSAVVKAGRTHLMDAVPVTLGQEFGGHATQIEQAADRLAGVLPRLSALPIGGTAVGTGLNAPVGFGAAVAQALSDRSGHAFTEARDHFAAQAAPDALVELSGQLRGLAVALVKVANDLRWMASGPRTGLAEIALPDLQPGSSIMPGKVNPVLCEAVTQVAAQVIGNDAAVAFAGSQGNFELNTYLPVMARNVLESVDLLAAVSALFARRCVAGITADENRCQAFAESSPAVVTSLNPYLGYERSAALIKESRERGVGLRDLVAATGELTAIQLDEALDVMALTRGGLPSE, encoded by the coding sequence ATGGATACCTCCACCATTCCCGCCCCTGAGCCCGGTACACCGACGAGGACCGAGCACGACACCATGGGGGAGGTGACGGTTCCAGCGTGGGCCCGGTGGGGTGCACAGACCCAGCGGGCGGTGGACAACTTCGCCATCTCGGGTAGGCCCGTCGATCGCCGGCTGATCCGGTCGCTGGCCCTGGTGAAGGCGGCGGCCGCAACCGTCAACGGGGCCTCGACCTTGGTCGCCCTGGATGCGCAACAGGCGAGAGCCATCGAGGTCGCCGCTGAACGGGTGGCGAGCGGCGAGTTCGACGCTCACTTCCCTGTCGACGTGTTCCAGACCGGATCGGGCACCTCGTCGAACATGAACGCCAACGAGGTGATCGCCAGCTTGGCCAACGAGTTGCTGGGAGATGTCGGGGCCCGTGTCCACCCCAACGACCACGTGAATGCCTCGCAGTCATCCAACGACGTGTTCCCGACGGCCATCCAGGTCGCCGCGGTCGAGGCGGTGTCCCTCGACCTGCTGCCTGCCCTCGGGGTGCTGTCGGCGACCTTGAGGGCCAAAGCTTCTGATCTGAGTGCAGTGGTGAAGGCCGGGCGAACCCACTTGATGGACGCGGTACCGGTCACCTTGGGTCAGGAGTTCGGTGGCCATGCCACCCAGATCGAGCAGGCCGCCGATCGCCTGGCTGGTGTCCTGCCCCGCCTGAGCGCCCTGCCCATCGGGGGAACGGCGGTCGGCACTGGGCTGAACGCCCCTGTCGGGTTCGGCGCTGCCGTGGCCCAGGCGCTGAGCGACCGAAGCGGTCACGCCTTCACCGAGGCCCGAGACCACTTTGCTGCACAGGCCGCCCCCGATGCCCTCGTCGAGTTGTCGGGGCAGCTTCGTGGGTTGGCGGTGGCCCTGGTGAAGGTGGCCAACGACCTGCGATGGATGGCTTCGGGTCCTCGTACCGGGCTGGCCGAGATCGCGTTGCCCGATCTGCAACCGGGTTCCTCGATCATGCCGGGCAAGGTGAACCCGGTGCTGTGCGAAGCGGTAACCCAGGTGGCGGCCCAGGTCATCGGCAACGACGCGGCCGTCGCCTTCGCCGGGAGCCAGGGCAACTTCGAGTTGAACACATACCTACCGGTGATGGCCCGCAACGTCTTGGAATCGGTGGACCTCCTTGCGGCGGTGTCGGCGTTGTTCGCCCGGCGGTGCGTGGCCGGGATCACCGCCGACGAGAACAGGTGCCAGGCCTTCGCCGAGTCCTCTCCGGCGGTGGTCACCTCGCTGAACCCATACTTGGGCTACGAACGGTCGGCCGCGCTGATAAAGGAGAGCCGGGAGCGCGGCGTCGGGCTGCGGGATCTGGTGGCCGCCACCGGCGAACTGACCGCGATCCAGCTAGACGAAGCGCTCGACGTGATGGCGCTCACCCGGGGCGGGCTGCCATCGGAGTGA
- a CDS encoding sigma-70 family RNA polymerase sigma factor, with the protein MDRPSPTTPASGHRRTRRQAETGVDPATLDRLQGFCLGPDGRAAAASELHRLGLTASPDHIDDLCQAVLVGVWGRLAAGAEGHSDGLNDVVAYARRSIRNAAVDRLRAGRREALRDLLAEGERDPAPDPPTTWSDATTDDAAAPLVRHHLQLMLVARSRLDAWVVAGGLTLTHLADHPELELWPETPVPSPRSRAANHASRWAALHYAGRHDCFEEPETGAVRQRRSIALQRLERTFTEAVAQTVESSGP; encoded by the coding sequence ATGGATCGCCCCTCCCCCACCACCCCGGCCTCTGGGCACCGCCGGACACGGCGCCAAGCCGAAACCGGTGTAGATCCGGCGACACTCGACCGGCTTCAAGGCTTCTGCCTGGGCCCCGACGGTCGGGCCGCGGCCGCCAGCGAACTGCACCGCTTGGGGCTGACCGCCAGCCCTGACCACATCGATGATCTGTGCCAGGCGGTCCTGGTGGGGGTCTGGGGCCGGCTGGCGGCGGGGGCCGAGGGACACAGCGATGGGCTGAACGATGTGGTCGCCTACGCCCGGCGGTCCATCCGCAACGCGGCCGTGGACCGACTGCGAGCCGGGCGGCGAGAGGCGCTGAGAGACCTACTAGCCGAGGGCGAACGTGATCCAGCACCCGACCCACCCACGACGTGGTCCGACGCCACCACCGATGACGCCGCTGCACCTTTGGTCCGACACCACCTGCAACTGATGCTGGTGGCACGGTCCCGGCTCGATGCCTGGGTGGTGGCCGGGGGACTCACCCTCACCCACCTGGCCGACCACCCAGAACTGGAGCTTTGGCCCGAGACACCGGTCCCCTCACCCCGGTCGCGGGCCGCCAACCACGCCAGCCGCTGGGCCGCCCTCCACTACGCCGGCCGCCACGACTGCTTCGAGGAACCCGAGACCGGAGCGGTACGTCAGCGGCGCTCGATCGCCCTCCAGCGCCTCGAGCGCACCTTCACCGAAGCCGTGGCCCAAACCGTCGAATCGAGCGGGCCATGA
- a CDS encoding zinc ABC transporter substrate-binding protein — protein sequence MSPAHPPYIGRRPPRSFGRVVALAVTGISVLAACGTSPEADAADDKVLVVATTTQLADFARTIGGDAVEVRGLIRANVDAHDYEPSPADLDALARADVILANGVGLEPWLEAAVEAAGPDVSVTDTSKGVHLLDLGGEDHHDEEEDEDHGHDHEGSVNPHIWLDPTNARTMVRTVAEALTEALGESTAATQVTQRATRYDAALVRLDADISSRLESLTSRRLVTDHDAFAYFADRYDLDVVGTVIPSFDTSAEVSAGDLADLAATVERTGARAVFTEQSMPPDAAAALARRVKIRVVAGSDGLLGDSLAPAGSPGDTYLEMMRHNADSIARNLM from the coding sequence ATGTCACCGGCCCACCCCCCGTACATCGGCCGTCGACCACCTCGGTCATTCGGCCGGGTCGTCGCCCTTGCCGTTACGGGAATCTCCGTCCTGGCCGCCTGTGGAACCTCACCCGAAGCCGACGCCGCCGACGACAAGGTCCTAGTGGTGGCCACCACCACGCAGCTCGCCGACTTCGCCCGCACCATCGGTGGTGACGCCGTCGAAGTGCGTGGGCTCATCAGGGCCAACGTCGACGCCCACGACTACGAACCCTCCCCCGCCGACCTCGATGCCCTGGCCCGAGCCGATGTCATCCTCGCCAACGGGGTCGGACTGGAACCGTGGCTCGAAGCCGCCGTCGAAGCCGCCGGGCCTGACGTGTCCGTAACCGACACCTCCAAAGGCGTGCACCTGCTCGACCTCGGTGGTGAGGACCACCACGACGAGGAAGAGGACGAGGACCACGGCCATGACCACGAGGGCTCGGTCAACCCCCACATCTGGCTCGACCCGACCAACGCCCGGACCATGGTCCGGACCGTCGCCGAGGCGTTGACCGAAGCCCTGGGCGAATCCACCGCGGCCACCCAAGTCACGCAACGAGCGACCCGCTACGACGCGGCCTTGGTGCGTCTCGACGCCGACATCTCCAGCCGCCTCGAAAGCCTCACCAGCCGGCGTCTGGTCACCGACCACGATGCCTTCGCCTACTTCGCCGACCGCTACGACCTCGACGTGGTCGGCACGGTGATACCCAGCTTCGACACTTCGGCGGAGGTGTCAGCCGGAGACTTGGCCGATCTGGCTGCCACCGTCGAACGGACCGGGGCCCGAGCGGTGTTCACCGAACAGTCGATGCCCCCCGACGCGGCCGCAGCGTTGGCCCGCCGAGTCAAGATCCGGGTGGTAGCCGGATCCGACGGACTGCTGGGAGATTCCCTCGCCCCCGCGGGTTCCCCAGGTGACACCTACCTGGAAATGATGCGCCACAACGCCGATTCGATTGCGCGGAACCTGATGTGA
- a CDS encoding fumarate hydratase produces the protein MSDFEFTELLPIGPDATAYRKLDLDGVTTVEGAGHTFLQVEPRVLTALAAEAMHDIAHFLRPGHLAQLARILDDPEASANDRFVALDLLKNANISAGGVLPMCQDTGTAIVKGKKGQFVLTGGGDEAALARGVFDTYQRDNLRYSQMAPLTLWDETNTGTNLPAEIKISAVDGDAYKFLFMAKGGGSANKSYLFQETKAVLNHASLLRFLDDKLRLLGTSACPPYHLAVCIGGTSAEFALETAKLASARYLDTIPTEGSASGHGFRDLEMEAEVLALTQAFGIGAQFGGKYFCHDVRVIRLPRHGASCPVAIAVSCSADRQARAKITAEGVFLEELERHPAQFLPEVTHDDLGGDVVRVDLNRPMDEIRAQLTQYPVKTRLSLSGTVVVARDIAHAKIAERLAAGEGMPQYLRDHPVYYAGPAKTPEGYASGSFGPTTAGRMDSYVEQFQAAGGSLVMLAKGNRSQQVTDACAAHGGFYLGSIGGPAARLAKDCIRKVEVLDYPELGMEAVWRIEVEDFPAFVVVDDKGNDFFAEVTTPVNLGSRS, from the coding sequence ATGAGCGACTTCGAATTCACCGAACTTCTCCCCATCGGGCCCGACGCCACCGCGTACCGCAAGCTCGACCTCGACGGCGTGACCACGGTGGAAGGGGCCGGTCATACGTTCCTCCAAGTCGAGCCCCGCGTCCTCACCGCTCTGGCCGCGGAGGCCATGCACGACATCGCCCACTTCCTTCGCCCCGGTCACCTGGCGCAACTGGCCCGGATCCTCGACGATCCTGAGGCGTCGGCCAACGACCGGTTCGTGGCCCTGGACCTGCTCAAGAACGCCAACATCTCCGCCGGTGGCGTGCTGCCGATGTGCCAGGACACCGGGACCGCCATCGTCAAGGGCAAGAAGGGGCAGTTCGTGCTCACCGGCGGGGGTGACGAAGCGGCGTTGGCTCGCGGCGTGTTCGACACCTACCAGCGCGACAACCTGCGCTACTCCCAGATGGCTCCGCTCACCTTGTGGGACGAGACCAACACCGGTACCAACCTTCCCGCCGAGATCAAGATCAGTGCGGTGGACGGTGACGCCTACAAGTTCTTGTTCATGGCCAAGGGGGGTGGCTCGGCCAACAAGAGCTACCTGTTCCAGGAGACCAAGGCGGTGCTGAACCACGCATCGCTCCTGCGGTTCCTGGACGACAAGCTTCGCCTGCTCGGCACCTCAGCCTGCCCGCCCTACCACCTGGCCGTCTGCATCGGCGGCACGTCGGCCGAGTTCGCCCTAGAGACCGCCAAGCTGGCATCGGCCCGCTACCTCGACACCATCCCCACCGAAGGATCGGCGTCTGGTCACGGGTTCCGGGACCTGGAGATGGAGGCCGAGGTGCTGGCCCTCACCCAGGCTTTCGGCATCGGAGCCCAGTTCGGCGGCAAGTACTTCTGCCACGACGTGCGGGTCATCCGCCTACCCCGTCACGGTGCCTCGTGCCCGGTTGCCATCGCTGTGTCCTGTTCGGCTGACCGTCAGGCCCGGGCCAAGATCACCGCCGAAGGCGTCTTCCTCGAGGAGCTGGAGCGCCATCCCGCCCAGTTCCTCCCCGAGGTCACCCACGACGACCTGGGCGGAGACGTGGTCCGGGTCGACCTGAACCGACCCATGGACGAGATCCGTGCTCAGCTCACCCAATACCCGGTCAAGACCCGACTGTCGCTGTCGGGCACCGTGGTGGTGGCCCGTGACATCGCCCACGCCAAGATCGCCGAGCGGCTGGCCGCTGGTGAGGGCATGCCCCAGTACCTGCGGGACCATCCCGTGTACTACGCCGGCCCGGCCAAGACACCCGAGGGTTATGCGTCGGGGAGCTTCGGCCCCACCACCGCCGGCCGCATGGATTCCTACGTCGAGCAGTTCCAGGCCGCGGGCGGGTCGCTGGTGATGTTGGCCAAGGGCAACCGGTCCCAGCAGGTGACCGATGCCTGCGCTGCCCACGGCGGCTTCTACCTGGGCTCCATCGGTGGACCCGCCGCCCGCCTGGCCAAGGACTGCATCCGCAAGGTCGAGGTGCTCGACTACCCCGAGTTGGGCATGGAAGCGGTGTGGCGCATCGAGGTCGAGGACTTCCCCGCCTTCGTGGTCGTCGACGACAAGGGCAACGACTTCTTCGCCGAGGTGACCACCCCGGTCAACCTGGGTTCCCGGAGCTGA
- a CDS encoding metal ABC transporter permease, translated as MRSLLIDPFTLPYMQRALTMAVLLGVLAGLVGVQVALRRLAFMADTYTHTVFPGMAVAFALGWSVTVGALAAGVISALAFTALDRSRRVTSDAALAVILTSFFAVGVIVISRTERYTADLTGLLFGRILTVDRLQIIEVALVLVVVALTLAATHKELVLRAFDPDGARAAGYLVGGLDLLVNVLIVLVVVAAARAVGTLLTMALLITPAATARLASRSVTAMYVTSAAVGAAGGWLGLAVSYRVSVDHDLRLAPGATIVLATTVLFVAVLIGRALARAASGPTASIATATPRGS; from the coding sequence GTGAGAAGCCTGCTGATCGACCCGTTCACGCTGCCCTATATGCAACGGGCACTGACCATGGCCGTCCTGCTCGGCGTCCTGGCCGGCCTGGTTGGGGTTCAGGTGGCGTTGCGGCGACTGGCCTTCATGGCCGACACCTACACCCACACCGTGTTCCCGGGCATGGCGGTGGCCTTCGCCCTCGGTTGGTCGGTGACCGTGGGGGCGCTGGCCGCAGGGGTGATCTCCGCCCTCGCCTTCACCGCCCTGGACCGCAGCCGCCGCGTCACCTCCGATGCAGCGTTGGCGGTGATACTCACCTCGTTCTTCGCCGTCGGGGTGATCGTGATCTCCCGGACCGAGCGATACACCGCCGACCTCACCGGCTTGCTCTTCGGCCGAATCCTCACCGTGGATCGCCTCCAGATCATCGAGGTTGCGCTGGTCCTGGTCGTGGTGGCCCTGACCCTGGCCGCCACCCACAAGGAACTGGTGCTGCGGGCCTTCGACCCCGATGGAGCCCGAGCCGCCGGTTACCTGGTGGGTGGGCTGGACCTGTTGGTGAACGTCCTGATCGTGTTGGTGGTGGTGGCCGCAGCTCGAGCCGTGGGCACCCTGTTGACCATGGCCCTACTGATCACGCCAGCCGCCACCGCACGGCTGGCATCTCGGTCGGTGACGGCCATGTACGTGACATCGGCCGCGGTCGGTGCCGCTGGAGGATGGCTGGGTCTGGCCGTGTCCTACCGGGTATCGGTGGACCACGACCTCCGCCTGGCTCCCGGTGCAACCATCGTGCTGGCCACCACCGTGCTGTTCGTTGCGGTCCTGATCGGCCGTGCACTCGCCCGGGCCGCGTCGGGTCCCACCGCGTCCATCGCCACGGCCACGCCCCGAGGAAGCTGA
- a CDS encoding nitroreductase family deazaflavin-dependent oxidoreductase → MPAIPEPFFKLMNGTHRLLITVSGGRLGRQLMGMKVVELTTIGRRSGEHRTVMLTAPIADQDRIVLVASKGGNPGHPAWYLNLVANPEVEVLVDGTRRPMTAHTAEPAQKAELWPTITKAYKGYQGYQNKTDRDIPVVLLTPR, encoded by the coding sequence ATGCCTGCCATTCCCGAACCCTTCTTCAAACTCATGAACGGCACCCACCGCCTGCTGATCACGGTGTCGGGAGGGCGGCTGGGCCGGCAGTTGATGGGGATGAAGGTGGTGGAGCTGACCACGATCGGCCGCCGATCGGGTGAACACCGCACCGTGATGCTCACCGCCCCCATCGCTGACCAGGACCGGATCGTGCTGGTGGCGTCCAAGGGCGGAAACCCCGGGCACCCGGCCTGGTACCTGAACCTGGTCGCCAACCCCGAGGTGGAGGTCCTAGTCGACGGCACCCGCCGACCAATGACCGCCCACACCGCGGAACCCGCCCAAAAGGCCGAGCTGTGGCCCACCATCACCAAGGCCTACAAGGGTTACCAGGGCTACCAGAACAAGACCGACCGGGACATCCCCGTGGTCCTGCTCACCCCCCGCTAA